A genomic window from Nosocomiicoccus massiliensis includes:
- the tkt gene encoding transketolase, producing the protein MTFDQTDQLVVNSIRALSIDAIEKANSGHPGLPMGAAPMAYALWKDHLNFNSKSVNWFNRDRFILSAGHGSMLLYSLLHFSGVISMDDIKEFRQYESKTPGHPEFKHTDGVEITTGPLGQGFAMSVGMAMAEAHLAAKFNTKEHNVIDHYTYVLASDGDLMEGISHEAASLAGHLALDKLIVLYDSNDISLDGDLDMSFSENIEGRFKAYNWDYHIVKDGNDLEAISQAIENAKSSDKPSLIEVKTIIGYGSPNKQGKSDSHGAPIGEDERKSAFDHYGLDHTKSFHVDDSVYERFNETLNKRGEELENEWNALMEEYKESNEDLYNTLVDAINGKLPVDYDMNLPTYEVGSKKATRGSSSDVIQKLSENIPTLFGGAADLASSNKTLVNAEEAFLPGNYSGRNIWFGVREFAMAAAANGMAAHGAILPYVGTFFVFSDYLKPAVRLSALMQLPVTYVFTHDSIAVGEDGPTHEPIEQLAGLRAIPNLNVIRPADGNETREAWKRAVESKNTPTALVLTRQDVEALDIDKGTLAEGVKRGGYVAYDNGDDAIVFATGSEVSLAIEAAKVLKEKDVNIKVVSLPDTETFFKQDKAYIDSVLNKHIENRTAVEMAASIGWARFVGLDGKYLTIDTFGASAPGDYVMEKYGYTVDNLVNIILED; encoded by the coding sequence ATGACTTTTGATCAAACAGACCAATTAGTTGTCAATTCAATCCGTGCATTGTCTATCGATGCAATTGAGAAAGCAAATTCAGGACACCCAGGACTTCCGATGGGGGCTGCACCGATGGCGTATGCGTTATGGAAAGACCACTTAAACTTTAATAGTAAATCTGTAAACTGGTTTAACAGAGACCGCTTCATCTTAAGTGCGGGACATGGAAGCATGCTGTTATACAGCTTACTTCATTTTTCTGGTGTAATCTCTATGGACGACATTAAAGAATTCCGTCAATACGAATCAAAAACACCAGGACACCCAGAGTTTAAGCATACTGACGGAGTAGAAATTACAACAGGTCCTCTTGGCCAAGGTTTCGCAATGAGTGTTGGTATGGCGATGGCTGAAGCTCATTTAGCAGCTAAGTTTAATACGAAAGAACATAACGTTATCGATCACTATACGTACGTACTAGCAAGTGACGGTGACTTAATGGAAGGTATTTCACATGAGGCTGCATCACTTGCCGGGCATTTAGCGCTTGATAAGTTAATCGTATTATATGACTCTAACGATATTTCACTCGACGGTGATTTAGATATGAGTTTCTCTGAGAATATTGAAGGTCGTTTTAAAGCATATAACTGGGATTATCATATCGTAAAAGACGGTAACGACTTAGAAGCAATCAGTCAAGCGATTGAAAACGCAAAATCTTCAGATAAGCCGTCATTAATTGAAGTAAAAACAATTATTGGATATGGTTCACCAAACAAACAAGGTAAAAGTGATTCACACGGTGCGCCAATCGGTGAAGATGAAAGAAAGAGTGCGTTTGATCATTATGGTTTAGACCACACAAAGTCATTCCACGTAGATGATAGCGTATATGAGCGCTTTAACGAAACGTTAAACAAACGTGGTGAAGAGTTAGAGAACGAATGGAACGCTTTAATGGAAGAATATAAAGAGAGCAATGAAGATTTATACAATACGTTAGTAGATGCAATTAACGGTAAATTACCAGTGGATTATGACATGAACCTACCAACATACGAAGTCGGCTCTAAAAAGGCAACACGTGGCAGTTCAAGTGACGTCATTCAAAAACTATCAGAAAACATACCAACGTTATTCGGTGGAGCAGCTGACTTAGCATCATCAAACAAAACGCTAGTCAATGCTGAAGAAGCATTTTTACCAGGTAATTATAGCGGACGTAACATTTGGTTTGGTGTAAGAGAGTTTGCGATGGCAGCTGCAGCGAACGGTATGGCAGCACACGGTGCAATTTTACCGTACGTCGGTACATTCTTTGTATTTAGTGACTACTTAAAACCAGCTGTACGTTTAAGTGCGTTAATGCAGTTACCAGTCACATACGTGTTTACACATGACTCAATTGCTGTCGGTGAAGATGGTCCAACACACGAACCGATTGAACAACTGGCTGGACTTCGCGCAATTCCAAACTTAAACGTCATTCGTCCTGCTGACGGTAACGAAACACGTGAAGCTTGGAAACGTGCAGTTGAATCTAAAAATACTCCGACAGCACTCGTATTAACGCGCCAAGACGTCGAAGCGTTAGATATCGACAAAGGTACGCTTGCTGAAGGTGTAAAACGTGGTGGGTACGTTGCGTATGATAATGGAGACGACGCAATTGTGTTTGCGACAGGTAGTGAAGTGTCACTTGCGATTGAAGCGGCAAAAGTTTTAAAAGAAAAAGACGTCAACATTAAAGTCGTATCATTACCAGATACTGAAACATTCTTTAAACAAGATAAAGCGTATATCGACAGCGTATTAAATAAACATATCGAAAATAGAACAGCTGTAGAAATGGCAGCGAGTATCGGATGGGCAAGATTTGTCGGTCTTGACGGTAAGTACTTAACGATCGACACATTCGGTGCAAGTGCGCCTGGTGATTACGTAATGGAAAAATACGGCTACACAGTCGACAACTTAGTAAATATTATTTTAGAAGACTAA
- a CDS encoding exonuclease SbcCD subunit D → MKILHTADWHIGKRLNRQSLIDDQRYVLDQLLTYLDENDVDAVVIAGDLYDKKQPSQEAMNVVNYYLKEINLVRKKPIFLISGNHDSKPYIDARSEWFQANHFYVNTELENCFTPVTFNDVDFYLLPYIEIPEVRHYFNDDTIDTFEKAYRRVIDEITNNFKRENNILVGHLFVSGSKESESEEKITIGLTEEVSHTIFEPFDYTLLGHLHRHNAFNSEKTFYSGAIMKYSFDEANDKKGFKVIDTDKNTVEFIEFKLLHDLIHFKGSFKDIITGEVEIEDKDAYIKFELTDMEGFTEPMTALKQLYKNTLVLSRKVERYENDEIEIDTNNTSDDQIFKLFYEKFTGREPTEFEFETFNKHLRGITDETN, encoded by the coding sequence ATGAAAATTTTACATACAGCAGATTGGCATATCGGGAAACGTTTAAATCGCCAATCTTTAATTGATGATCAGCGCTATGTGCTCGACCAGTTATTAACATATTTAGATGAGAACGATGTGGACGCGGTTGTGATTGCAGGAGATTTATACGATAAAAAGCAACCGTCTCAAGAAGCGATGAACGTCGTGAACTATTATTTAAAAGAAATAAATTTAGTACGTAAAAAGCCAATATTTTTAATTAGTGGAAATCACGATAGTAAACCATATATCGACGCACGTAGCGAGTGGTTTCAAGCGAATCACTTTTACGTAAACACTGAACTTGAAAACTGTTTTACACCGGTCACGTTTAACGACGTTGATTTTTATTTATTACCGTATATTGAAATACCTGAAGTGAGACATTATTTTAATGACGATACAATCGATACGTTCGAAAAAGCATACCGCCGTGTAATTGATGAGATTACAAACAATTTTAAACGAGAAAATAATATACTCGTCGGTCATTTATTTGTTTCTGGGAGTAAAGAATCAGAATCCGAGGAAAAAATTACGATCGGTTTAACTGAAGAAGTGTCGCATACAATTTTTGAACCGTTCGATTATACGTTACTCGGCCATTTACACCGACATAACGCATTTAATAGTGAAAAAACGTTTTATAGTGGTGCGATCATGAAATATAGTTTCGATGAAGCGAACGATAAAAAAGGGTTTAAAGTGATTGATACTGATAAGAACACAGTTGAATTTATCGAATTTAAATTACTTCACGACCTCATCCATTTTAAAGGAAGTTTTAAAGATATTATTACCGGTGAAGTAGAGATTGAAGACAAAGACGCATATATCAAATTTGAGTTAACCGATATGGAAGGGTTCACGGAACCGATGACAGCGTTAAAACAATTGTATAAAAACACGCTCGTATTATCACGAAAAGTTGAACGCTATGAAAACGATGAAATCGAGATAGACACTAATAACACGAGTGACGATCAAATTTTTAAGTTGTTTTATGAAAAGTTTACAGGTCGTGAACCGACAGAGTTCGAATTTGAAACGTTTAATAAACATTTAAGAGGGATTACAGATGAAACCAATTAA
- a CDS encoding ABC transporter ATP-binding protein has product MKDILLKNKKFVIITFILTLFTSILTVSVPIVLSNIFNNDYKINTYNFTLLIVFMFATYAIQILMVIIRENFALKFNVDYSKELYSKLFNMKYDSILNQGSSYLIDCIAQVVNNLYLFLINSLVGIISNIIILIVSLTLIGFINIYLFLMLLSLVPINYLGYKFINKKLHEKSKIMQKETSSGYKDLIAVFKNIDMVKQESDYKRIENLISPSIYRIYDSMANVNKFGQSRSLIIKLINSFVQNLMFLVLAYLIFTGKTQIGDLVVASVVVPIFFTALQGFTNVNLEYRDLIVSKEFVNECIINEQEEQKDFNIKSIKSIYFGKVEFDIANKKISHKINTTFSPGDIIYVDGPSGSGKSSLMKALLKFRDSTGICINDYNLEDINTLSLRSHMFYLSQENAILPFTLKDNIRYGYENDNYNWNNLKDSELMKSILNNHDLDDKLLDQGNNLSGGEKQRVMLARLLIEDYDVVILDEVTSNIDKKSQNIILNTVLNNMKNKIVFIISHDLSVKEFCNKEIKINHN; this is encoded by the coding sequence ATGAAAGATATACTTTTAAAAAATAAAAAATTTGTCATTATTACTTTTATTCTTACTCTATTTACATCTATATTGACTGTTTCTGTTCCTATTGTATTATCTAATATTTTTAATAATGATTATAAGATTAATACTTATAATTTTACACTGCTTATTGTATTTATGTTTGCTACATATGCAATTCAAATTTTAATGGTAATTATACGAGAGAATTTTGCATTAAAATTTAATGTTGATTATTCTAAGGAGTTATATTCAAAGCTATTTAATATGAAATACGATTCAATATTAAATCAAGGTTCATCCTATTTAATTGATTGTATTGCTCAAGTTGTTAATAACTTATATCTATTTTTAATCAATAGTCTGGTAGGTATTATAAGCAATATAATAATACTCATTGTTTCTCTTACACTTATTGGTTTTATAAATATCTACCTTTTTCTAATGCTATTATCTCTAGTTCCTATCAATTATTTAGGCTATAAATTTATTAATAAAAAACTCCATGAAAAAAGTAAAATTATGCAAAAAGAAACATCTTCAGGCTACAAAGATTTAATAGCTGTTTTTAAAAATATTGATATGGTTAAACAAGAAAGTGATTATAAAAGAATAGAAAATTTAATCTCTCCGTCAATTTATAGAATATACGACTCAATGGCAAACGTAAATAAGTTTGGTCAGAGTAGAAGTTTAATTATCAAATTAATCAATAGTTTTGTTCAGAATCTAATGTTTCTTGTCTTAGCTTACTTAATATTTACAGGAAAAACACAAATAGGAGATTTAGTCGTTGCAAGTGTCGTGGTTCCAATATTTTTTACTGCACTTCAAGGATTCACAAATGTAAACTTAGAATATAGAGATTTAATAGTATCAAAAGAATTTGTAAATGAATGTATTATTAATGAACAAGAAGAACAAAAAGATTTTAACATAAAAAGTATTAAATCTATATATTTTGGTAAAGTTGAATTCGATATTGCTAATAAAAAGATTTCTCATAAAATAAATACAACTTTTTCTCCTGGGGACATCATCTATGTAGATGGTCCTTCAGGGTCAGGAAAAAGTAGTTTAATGAAAGCTTTATTAAAGTTCAGAGATTCTACAGGTATATGTATCAACGACTATAACTTAGAAGATATAAACACTCTATCTTTAAGAAGTCATATGTTCTATTTATCTCAAGAAAATGCTATTTTACCGTTTACTTTAAAAGATAACATTCGTTATGGATATGAGAATGATAATTATAATTGGAATAATTTAAAGGATTCTGAATTAATGAAATCTATTCTGAATAATCACGACTTAGACGATAAATTATTAGATCAAGGTAATAATTTATCTGGTGGAGAGAAACAAAGAGTAATGCTGGCTAGATTGTTAATAGAAGATTATGATGTTGTGATATTAGATGAAGTGACTAGTAATATCGATAAAAAATCACAAAATATTATCTTAAATACAGTACTTAATAACATGAAAAATAAAATAGTATTTATCATTTCTCATGATTTATCAGTTAAAGAATTTTGTAATAAAGAAATTAAAATTAATCACAATTAA
- a CDS encoding DUF2621 family protein, whose protein sequence is MWMIALWGFLMIGLLAIGGYFMFRKFLKALPREDGWSELDWQEYYIEQALPLWNDEARELLDELVSPVPQLFRDVAKQRIAGRISKIALDEKVDTIHLDQIMKGYIIATPKRDHGFMKKKLDELNIDYKPYEKLFELADDEKQKFSIFEQTEALKKVE, encoded by the coding sequence ATGTGGATGATCGCTTTATGGGGATTCTTAATGATTGGACTCCTTGCGATTGGTGGATATTTTATGTTTAGAAAATTTTTAAAAGCATTGCCAAGAGAAGATGGATGGTCAGAACTCGATTGGCAAGAGTATTATATAGAACAAGCATTACCATTATGGAACGATGAAGCACGAGAACTGTTAGACGAACTTGTGTCACCTGTACCACAATTATTTAGAGACGTAGCGAAACAAAGAATCGCCGGACGCATTTCAAAAATCGCGTTAGATGAGAAAGTAGATACAATTCATTTAGACCAAATCATGAAAGGTTATATTATCGCAACTCCAAAAAGAGATCACGGTTTTATGAAGAAAAAACTGGACGAGCTAAACATCGACTATAAACCATACGAAAAGCTCTTTGAACTCGCAGACGATGAAAAACAAAAATTTTCTATATTTGAACAAACAGAAGCATTAAAAAAGGTTGAGTAA
- the lexA gene encoding transcriptional repressor LexA: protein MEQLTARQKEVLQYIKQCVNEQGYPPSVREIGNAIGLQSSSTVHGHLSKLEEKGYIKRNPTKPRAIEIVGNEFEEKVAVIHAPVLGKVTAGLPITAVENVEEYFPLPEHLTAGHNSEVFLLTVVGDSMIEAGIHDGDKVIVRKQNIAHNGEIIVAMNDENEATVKRFYKEKGYYRLQPENSTMEPIILDSVTVLGKVIGLYREL from the coding sequence ATGGAACAATTAACCGCTCGTCAAAAAGAAGTACTTCAATATATTAAGCAATGTGTAAACGAACAAGGGTACCCACCGAGTGTCCGTGAAATTGGAAATGCGATTGGTTTACAATCGAGCTCTACTGTCCATGGGCATTTAAGTAAATTAGAAGAAAAAGGCTACATAAAACGAAATCCAACAAAACCTCGTGCAATTGAAATTGTTGGTAATGAGTTTGAAGAAAAAGTAGCTGTCATTCATGCACCAGTACTCGGTAAAGTTACTGCTGGGTTACCGATCACTGCTGTTGAAAACGTCGAAGAATACTTCCCACTTCCAGAACATTTAACTGCTGGACATAATAGTGAGGTATTCCTACTTACAGTTGTCGGAGATAGTATGATCGAAGCAGGAATTCACGACGGAGATAAAGTCATCGTTAGAAAGCAAAACATCGCACATAACGGGGAAATTATCGTTGCGATGAACGATGAAAACGAAGCGACAGTAAAACGTTTCTATAAAGAAAAAGGCTACTATAGACTCCAACCCGAAAACAGTACGATGGAGCCGATTATTTTAGATTCAGTCACAGTACTTGGTAAAGTAATTGGTCTATATAGAGAGTTATAA
- a CDS encoding DUF896 domain-containing protein, protein MMLDDKKLKRLNHLAKLKREEKITKDDLEELNALRKEYLENFRSSFRSQIENATVIDPEGNDVTPQKVKDIQKRRRNN, encoded by the coding sequence ATCATGTTAGATGATAAAAAATTAAAACGACTGAACCATTTAGCGAAGTTAAAGCGTGAAGAAAAGATTACTAAAGATGATCTTGAAGAACTGAATGCACTAAGAAAAGAGTATTTAGAAAACTTTAGAAGTAGCTTTAGATCGCAAATTGAAAATGCGACAGTGATTGATCCAGAGGGTAACGATGTTACACCTCAAAAAGTAAAAGACATTCAAAAAAGAAGAAGAAATAATTAA
- a CDS encoding YvrJ family protein, with product MDITQLVSDVGFPIVITFFLLHRMERKLDQVVMALQNLSN from the coding sequence ATGGATATTACACAACTCGTTAGTGACGTTGGATTTCCTATCGTCATCACGTTCTTCCTCTTGCACCGTATGGAACGAAAGCTCGACCAAGTAGTGATGGCACTTCAAAATCTATCGAACTAA
- a CDS encoding YneF family protein, with protein sequence MATWIWILIVIVALIAGTALGFYLARKYMMDYLEKNPPINEDVLRMMMMQMGQKPSQKKINQMMSMMNKNMKDVKK encoded by the coding sequence TTGGCAACTTGGATTTGGATTTTAATCGTTATCGTCGCACTAATTGCTGGTACTGCACTAGGTTTTTATTTAGCACGAAAATATATGATGGATTACTTAGAGAAAAACCCACCAATTAACGAAGACGTGTTAAGAATGATGATGATGCAGATGGGTCAAAAACCTTCACAAAAGAAAATTAACCAAATGATGTCTATGATGAATAAAAACATGAAAGACGTTAAAAAATAA
- a CDS encoding DUF2922 domain-containing protein, with protein MSRKLILQFETEYEGVFNFTINEPKEGLSQEEVEIEAQKIIDSKALISKDGAPVRLKSAKIVTQDVETLV; from the coding sequence ATGTCTAGAAAACTTATTTTACAATTTGAAACAGAATATGAAGGAGTATTTAACTTCACGATTAATGAACCTAAAGAAGGACTCTCTCAAGAGGAAGTCGAGATAGAAGCTCAAAAAATTATCGACTCAAAAGCGTTAATTTCAAAAGACGGTGCACCGGTACGTCTAAAGAGTGCCAAAATTGTCACTCAAGACGTTGAAACGCTCGTGTAA
- a CDS encoding cytochrome c biogenesis CcdA family protein, translating to MGSEVTFFLAFGAGVLSFVSPCVLPVFPAFISYITGMSFDEVQNRNFNLRAILHTLFFLVGFSIIYIAIGFGTSFFGGVLIEYSKLIQQIGSILIIVFGLIITGILNFDFLNKNRKIEFKNRPSGFVGSVLIGMAFAAGWTPCNGPIIGAIFAMSATEPENALMLMVIYCLGFSVPFFILSFFVSRTRWIVKYSGILMKVGGVIMILMGILLYFDGLTKIIIWLSPYFGEFRGF from the coding sequence TTGGGTAGTGAAGTCACTTTTTTCTTAGCATTTGGAGCAGGCGTGCTAAGTTTTGTATCCCCATGTGTATTACCGGTATTCCCGGCATTTATCTCATACATTACTGGGATGAGTTTTGACGAAGTTCAAAATCGTAATTTTAACTTACGCGCAATTTTACATACGTTATTCTTCCTCGTTGGGTTTAGTATCATTTATATCGCCATTGGATTTGGTACGTCATTTTTCGGTGGAGTACTCATCGAATATTCGAAACTAATCCAACAAATAGGTTCAATACTAATTATCGTATTTGGTTTAATTATTACGGGTATTTTAAACTTCGATTTCTTAAATAAAAATAGAAAAATTGAATTTAAAAATAGACCGAGTGGATTTGTAGGCTCTGTGTTAATCGGCATGGCGTTCGCTGCAGGGTGGACTCCATGTAACGGACCAATTATCGGTGCAATTTTTGCGATGAGCGCAACAGAGCCAGAAAATGCATTAATGTTAATGGTCATTTATTGTTTAGGATTCTCAGTACCGTTCTTCATATTAAGTTTCTTCGTCTCTCGTACACGTTGGATTGTTAAATATTCTGGCATTCTAATGAAAGTCGGCGGCGTAATTATGATTTTAATGGGTATTTTATTATACTTTGACGGTCTGACTAAGATTATTATTTGGTTATCACCGTACTTTGGAGAGTTTAGAGGGTTTTAA
- a CDS encoding CcdC family protein — protein MNELFALLKEYEDTLFIIASIGAIIMGLLVILWRNNETKTPLHLKKIIIPPIMMSTGALMFLFPYFRLDNHLILEAVVVGIVFSFALLLTTKYEVKDDELYVKASKLFPVILVGLLIIRTFMKTILSQEITPGEIGGMFFLLAFTMIVIWRTSMVLHYLQFKKKQG, from the coding sequence ATGAATGAATTATTCGCTTTACTAAAAGAATATGAGGATACGCTATTTATAATCGCATCGATCGGTGCGATTATAATGGGGTTACTCGTCATTCTTTGGAGAAATAATGAAACAAAAACACCGCTACATTTAAAGAAAATTATTATCCCACCGATTATGATGTCAACGGGTGCGTTGATGTTCTTGTTCCCATATTTTCGTTTAGATAATCATTTGATACTTGAAGCGGTAGTCGTCGGTATCGTATTTTCATTTGCACTATTACTTACGACGAAGTATGAAGTAAAAGATGACGAATTATACGTTAAAGCATCCAAACTATTTCCAGTTATACTCGTCGGGCTTTTAATTATCCGTACATTTATGAAGACGATTCTATCTCAAGAAATTACACCTGGTGAAATCGGTGGGATGTTTTTCCTACTCGCATTTACGATGATCGTTATATGGCGTACATCGATGGTCTTACATTATTTACAATTTAAAAAGAAACAAGGTTGA